The genomic window AATATAATGAAGTTTACATGACAATTAGAATAATAGGTTATTGTATATTTTTAACATGTCCTCATAAGCAATTAATTTATTATGTAAGATTTAATATAGTTATCATGTTTCAATTCTAGAAAGTGAAGAATTAAAACTTATGGTAATACAAAAGAACGCAAAAAAATCGCCACATCACTATGGCGATTAGAAAACTATACTAAAAAAATATTAAGCGATAAATAATAAGTATATAGCACCAATTACAATAAACAACCCACAAAGAACAAATAATACTTTTGCTAATTTCTCCACTTAGTTCCCCGCTCCTTAAGATAAACCTGCCCCGATAATGTACGACAATCCAATCGAAATAACCATGGATATGAATCCAACTGCTTTATTATTATTTTCAATTTCTTCATCAATCCTGTATTTTGGTGTAAGGAATTCGAATATAAAATAACCAATTAACAATAGAAAGAAGCCGAAAACTCCCCAGCTGATCATAGTGAAAAGTGTATCATTATGCATAATGGAATGTCTAAAAATATTGGCAATCCCAAATATCTTTCCCCCAGTTGCCATAGCAACCGCTACATTCCCGTTTTTGATTTCTTCCCAGTTCCGATATTTCGTGACCAATTCGAAAACAGCTAAGAATACAATCATACATAAAACGACAACACTGTAATACCCCGCTGTTTGCACAAATTCATTTTCCCAAAATTGGTTCATTTTTTCTCTCCCAATCTGTTATTTAAGCTCAACGACCGTTACACCTGATCCGCCCTCGCCTGCTTCGCCGAATCGGATTTTTTTGACTGAACGATGATTTCTTAAATATTCCTGTACACCCTGTCTAAGAGCCCCAGTTCCTTTTCCATGTATGATGGAAACACGCGGATAAGCAGCTAGCAGTGCATCATCGATATATTTCTCCACTCGAAGCAGAGCATTTTCATATCGTTCCCCTCGCAGGTCTAGCTCAAGACTAACATGAAAGTCTTTACCCTTTACAGTTGCCATTGGTCTTGTTTCTACTGGTTTTGGACTCTTAATGAACTCCAAATCCTTTTCATTCACCTTCATTTTCAAAATCCCAATTTGTACTTGCCATTCTTTTTCAGATGTCTTCTCAATCAAAGTACCCTTTTGGTCAAAGCTTAGAACCTTAACTTCATCTCCAGGCTTTAACACATGTTTATCTTTACTTGCAATTAGTTTTTTCGGCTTTTTAATTTTTGGCGCTGCCTCTTCCAGACGTCTCTTCGCTTCAATTAATTCATGCTCTTTTATTTCTGCTGCTTTTTCGATACGCATTTTTCTTAAATCACGGATAACTTTTTCTGCTTCAGCTTTCGCCTGATCAATAATAGCTTCGGCTTTTTCTGCCGCCTTTTCATGCAGAGTATCTTTCTGCTCATAAAATTCGATCATTTGCTTTTGCAAATCTTTATGAAGCTTTTCAGCACTTCTTAATAGCTCATTTGCTTCTTCCCTGTCTGCTTCAGCCTCTTTTCTGCTTTCCTCCAACGATGCGATCATATTCTCTACCTGGTTGCTGTCCGCACTAATATAGGAGCGTGCTGTATCGATCACATCATCTTGCAGGCCAAGCCTCTTGGAAATTTCAAATGCATTGCTTCGGCCGGGAACGCCTATCAGCAGCTTGTATGTCGGGCTAAGTGTATCAATATCAAATTCTACACTCGCATTGATGACTCCTTCCCGATTATAACCATATGCTTTTAATTCAGGATAATGAGTCGTTGCAATAACTCTTGCTCCTCGTTTATATACATAATCTAATATGGAAATAGCAAGAGCGGCCCCCTCTTGAGGGTCTGTTCCTGCACCTAATTCATCAAAGAGAACAAGACTGTTAAAGTCCACCTTATTTAGAATGTCAACAATATTCACCATATGAGAGGAGAAGGTACTAAGACTTTGTTCGATAGATTGTTCATCGCCAATATCTGCATATACAGCATCAAAGACAGCAATTTCAGATCCATCTAAGGCTGGGATTTGCAGTCCAGCTTGAGCCATTAGCGTACATAAGCCAACTGTTTTTAATGTGACGGTTTTCCCTCCGGTATTTGGACCTGTTATAACAATGGTCGAAAAGTCTTTTCCTAATGAAATGTCATTCGCTACTACAACGTCAGCAGGAATAAGCGGATGACGCGCCTTAAATAGTGATATTCGGCCCTCATTATTTACCTTAGGCTTTGATGCTTTCATCCGGTTGCTGTAACGCGCTTTTGCAAACATAAAATCTATTTCGGTTAGAACATCAACAATTTCTTCTAGCTCAGAACTATTTTCTGCTACATTGCTTGAAAGTTCTATTAGAATCCTTTCAATTTCCTGCTGCTCTTTCACACGAATTCCCTGAAGCTCATTATTTAATTGAACAATCGATTGAGGTTCAATAAATAACGTTTGGCCTGAAGAGCTTTGATCATGGATGATTCCACCATAATGGCCTTTGTATTCCTGTTTAACCGGAATAACAAAGCGATCATTTCGAATCGTAATAATGGCATCTGAAAGCATTTTCTGTGCATTTGACGAACGAATCATGCTTTCTAATCTTTCTCTTACCCGGGATTCTTTCGTACGCAATTGATTTCTAAGAGAGCGAAGTGTATCACTTGCACTATCCAAAACTTCTCCGTTATCATCGATTGCATTTCTGATCGTTGTTTCCAAATCAGCTAGGACGACAATTCGACTTACATAGCTGATTAGGATGGGCAAACTCTCATTTTCATCTTCAAAATCTTCGATAAATCTTTTAATTTGTCTGCTCCCATGAACAGTGCTAGCTACTTGTGTTAATTCATGCGGGCTTAGCATTCCGCCAATGATTGACCTTTTGACATGCGGCCGTATATTATATATTCCGCCTAGCGGGACGTTTCCTTTTATTCGAAGCACCTTTACAGCTTCATCTGTTTCTTCCTGCCACTGCTGAACTTTTTCAAAATTGACTGATGGCAATAATTGCTCTGCTTTTCTTCTTCCTAACTCAGATGATACATGCTCGAGTAATTGTTCTTTTACTTTATTAAACTCCAGCACTTTAAAAATTCTTTCCTGCATGAGGATGTGACCTCCTATTCGAAATGCAAAAGGGCCGCTGAAGCTAACAAATAGGCTAGCTTCCTATCTTTCCCTTGTTGTTTAGTAAATCCAGCAGCTCCCCGATATCCATAGCGTTAAGGACACTGCTTTTCTTAATCCAGCCTTTTTTTGCTGATGACACACCGATAGACATATGTTCCAATGTGTCCATCTTATGGGCATCCGTATTAATAACTATTTTCACTCCAGCTTCTTGAGCCTTGCGAATATATTGTGGCGCAAGGTCGAGCCTGTTTGGATTTGCATTTAATTCCAAGACGGTATTCGTTTCTTTTGCTAGTTCAATCAATAAATCGATATCCACTTCATAGCCATCTCTCCGGCCAATCATTCTGCCAGTAGGGTGAGCGATGATATCAACATGTGGATTCTCCAAGGCTGTTTTTAACCGTTCCATTATTTTCGCTTTTGGCTGTGAAAAGGCAGAGTGAATAGATGCGATGACGATATCCATTTCCGCAAGCAGTTCATCATCATAATCTAAAGTTCCATCAGGCAAGATATCCATTTCAACACCTGATAAAATAGTTATATCATCATAGCGCTCGTTTAGTCGTTTTATCTCTTCTTTCTGCTTCCTCAGACGTTCAGGAGTAAGGCCATTTGCTACCTTCAAATATTGTGAGTGATCCGTTATTGCTACATATTTATAGCCTCTGGCACGACAGGCTTCAACCATTTCTTCAATCGTATGGGCGCCATCACTCCAAGTCGTGTGCATATGCAGATCCCCATTTATATCAGAAAGAGTGATTAAATCCATGTCAGCAGAATACTCATCTACTTCCTTTCCATCTTCCCTGATTTCAGGAGGAATATAAGGGAGTCCGAAATGGGCATAAAACTCTCTTTCTGTTGTAAAAGTAGCAACCTCACCCGTTTCATTATTTTCTACTCCATATTCGCTAATCTTTTCCCCGCGTTCTTTAGCAAGCTGGCGCATTCTTACATTATGTTCCTTGGAGCCAGTAAAATGATGAAGAGTAGTGGCAAATTCCTCAGGTGTAACTAGACGAAAATCAACAGATATATCATAGCTATGTCCGAGAATAATTGAAACCTTTGTATTCCCTGCCGCAATAGTCTCCTTAATCAGTGGAAGAGCTAATAGTTTTTCCTTTACAGCCGCAGGTTTAGTCGTTGCAATAATAAAATCTAAATCCTTTATAGTTTCTCTCACTCTTCTTAAGCTGCCTGCCCGTGAAAAATTTTCAACTTCACTCATATCATTTAAAACAGATTCGATAGAATCTGCAATCGGAAGCATATAGGCTAGTGGAAGACGTTCTGGTCTGCCCCCCACTTGATTTAATGCAGCGAGAAGCTTTTCTTCTGATTTTTCCCCAAATCCCGCAAGAGCCCGTACTTGTTTATTTCGGCAAGCTGTTTCCAAGTCAGCGGCATTTTCAATCCCTAGCTCTTTATGCAGCTTCGCAATTTTTTTGCCTCCAAGACTCGGCAATTGAAGCAGCGAAATTAATCCTTTTGGAACTTCTTCCTTCAGTTCGTTCAATACAGTTGAATGTCCTAACTCTATATACTCCTCAATGACTGCAGAAGTTCCCTTTCCAATCCCGGAAATTTTCGTAAAATCTTCTATTTCAGTTAAACTTTGATCATTTGCCTCTAAAGCAGCGGCCGCTTTACGGAATGCTGCTATTTTAAAAGGGTTTTCTCCCTTTAGCTCCATATAAATCGCAATCGTTTCTAAGAGCCGTGTAACATCTTTTTTATTTACTTCCATCTATTACCACCTGCTTTTTTTGTAAACTTGTAATATGAATATTGTTTCCTATAATAATTAGTTTTTACCTGCTTAAAAAGAAAACTTCTCTGCCTTAGAGAAGTTAAGAAGCCATGTATTCAATCCACATCTCCTTTATAGATTGAGAAAATATCGGAGTATTTTTGACAATTCCCTTTGCCATAAAGGAATCATTTATGGCATTCTGTATGGAATCTACTGGTACTAATGCAGCTATGTATAATAGAATAAACATGATAAGATATATTTCTATAAATCCTAATATTCCGCCTGCCCATACATTTAATTGCTTTAAAACCGGCAGATGTGTAACGAAATCAAGCATACTTCCGATCATATGCAGGACAATTTTTACCGCAAAAAAAATCACGACAAAGGCAATGGCGCGATAGTAAGCATCTTCAAGATTGACCTCATCAAATAGCATTCTTATTGTTGAATTGCTTTGGAGATTTGGGTAAGGAACCCATAAGGTTAATTTAGGGGCCAGCTTTTCAAAATACATATGAGCAACAATAAATGCAATAATAAAGCCGACTAAATGGATTAATTGCAAAATAAAGCCCCTCTTTAAGCCAACGAAAAAACCTATTATTAAAAAAATGAGTATAGCAAGATCTAGCATGACTTATTCAGTCCTTTTCTCTTTTAATTCAATTTCAAGCCTTTCTAGACGGTCCTTTAGCTTGATATAATCATTAACCGCATTGACAGCCGTTAAAACGGCTAATTTACTGCTGTCGAGATAAGGATTCTTGGAACTAATTTCACGCATTTTATCATCAACCGTTGAGGCAACAAGTCGAACATGGCTATGACTCTCAGTTCCGATAATTATATATTGCTGACCATATATATCTACACTTGTACGGTTTTTTTGTTCTTCTGACAATCGTCATGCCTCCATTCCGTTAGAATCCTAATCAATATCATAACATGAAACATAAAATCGTGGGAAGTAGAAGCATGACAAAAAAACACAGAATATGTAAACTCCTATAGGAAAGGGGCAAAATGTATGAGCAATGTTGTTCTTGTTAAAGATTTAAATGAAATTGGTGAGATGAAAATATATTATCATCGCTATCTTTCTGATAAAAATCCACCTGGCAGTATCTTTGCCGCGAAAACACCAGCCTGTTCTATTACCGCCTATAAATCCGGAAAAGTATTATTTCAGGGTAGCGGCTGCCAGGAAGAATCAGCCAAATGGGGACAGCCTGCCAAACAATCTGAATCTCCCAAAAAGGGCAGTTCCAATTTAACTCACTTGCCAAAAAATATTAGCACGCTTTCTGTTATTGGCTCAGATGAAGTTGGGACAGGGGATTATTTCGGACCTATTACAGTAGTTGCTGCCTATGTGAACAAGGAACAAATTCCATCGCTAAAGGAATTAGGCGTGAAGGATTCGAAAGACTTAAATGATGAAAAGATTGTGAGCATTGCCAAGGAAATTAAAGATATTATCCCTTATAGCCTATTAACATTGCACAATGAAAAATATAATAAACTACAGCAATCAGGGATGTCACAGGGCAAAATGAAAGCTTTGCTTCATAATCAAGCCATTGGGCATCTCTTAAAAAAAATTGCCCCGGACGTTCCAGAAGCGATTTTAATTGATCAATTTGCTAAAGAAGAAGTGTATTATTCATACCTTAAAAAAGAGTCAGTCGTCCAAAAGAAAAATGTTTATTTTAGTACGAAAGCAGAGGGCATTCACCTGGCAGTAGCAGCTGCATCGATCCTAGCAAGGTATGCATTTATCAAGCACTTTGATAATTTAAGCAAAGCTGCTGGGTTTACCATCACAAAAGGTGCTGGGGCAAAGGTCGATGAGGCGGCTGCGAGGATTATTCATGAAAATGGGCTAGAAAGTCTGCCAGCATTCGTCAAGCTTCATTTTGCTAATACGGACAAGGCCAAGCGATTATTTGCTTTGAAATACCGCAAATAAAAAACTAGGGATGCCTAAATTGGCATCCCCTTGTCTTTTACCCTCTTAATACCGCTCCTGCTTGTTCCTTCACTGCCTGTAAAACTTTGTCATGAGCTTTCACAACATCTTCATCTGTTAACGTACGTTCAGGATCAAAATATTTTAGTGAGAAGGCAATGGATTTCTTCCCTTCCTCCATACGGTCGCCTTCGTATAAATCGAATACCTGAACTTCTTTCAATAATACTCCGCCAGCTTTCTTAATGATGCTTTCCATTTCTCCAGCAGCAACTGCTTTATCGACAACGAGCGCGATATCGCGTGTGATAGACGGATAGCGTGGAATAGATTGATAATGTAACGGTGCTGTCTCCGCTTCTAAAATTGCCTTTAAGCTTAGCTCAAATACATAAGATTCTTTCAAATCATATTCCTTTTCCACTGTTGGATGCGTTTGGCCAACAAAACCAGCTACCTCGCCATTCAAGATAATTTCCGCTGTTCTGCCGGGGTGCATTCCATCTCTTTCGGCTTGTCGATACTCAATTGCATTTTCTAAACCGAGACTAGCAAATAATCCCTCAAGAACTCCTTTTACAACAAAGAAATCAACTGGCTTCTTTTCTCCTTGCCATGGATGGCTTTGCCATAAACCTGTTATTGCACCAGCAAGATGCTCGCGTTCTTCTGGCAATACGTCCTTGCCCTCTGAAAGGAATACATCTCCGATTTCATAAACAGCAAGACTATCATTTTGTCGTGCTGCATTATATTTTAAGACATTTAGCAGCTGTGGAATGATGCTTAGTCGAAGTGTGCTATGATCTTCACTCATCGGCATCGCCAAGCGAATTGGCTCTCGCGTTTCTAATGCATATTGTGCAGCTTTCGCTCCGCTAGTCAGTGAATACGTGATAGCTTGATACAGCCCAGCCCCTTCAAGGTATCTGCGCACGATACGGCGTTTATTTTGATAAGCTGTTAGATGTCCCGGCGTTGAAGAACCAATAGGAAGAGTTGACCCAAGATTATCATAGCCAAATAGTCTAGCTACTTCTTCAATTAGATCTTCTTCAATCGTGATATCACCACGGCGAGTTGGAGCAGTAACAATAATGGAATCGCCG from Bacillus sp. DTU_2020_1000418_1_SI_GHA_SEK_038 includes these protein-coding regions:
- a CDS encoding DUF350 domain-containing protein, translating into MNQFWENEFVQTAGYYSVVVLCMIVFLAVFELVTKYRNWEEIKNGNVAVAMATGGKIFGIANIFRHSIMHNDTLFTMISWGVFGFFLLLIGYFIFEFLTPKYRIDEEIENNNKAVGFISMVISIGLSYIIGAGLS
- a CDS encoding endonuclease MutS2: MQERIFKVLEFNKVKEQLLEHVSSELGRRKAEQLLPSVNFEKVQQWQEETDEAVKVLRIKGNVPLGGIYNIRPHVKRSIIGGMLSPHELTQVASTVHGSRQIKRFIEDFEDENESLPILISYVSRIVVLADLETTIRNAIDDNGEVLDSASDTLRSLRNQLRTKESRVRERLESMIRSSNAQKMLSDAIITIRNDRFVIPVKQEYKGHYGGIIHDQSSSGQTLFIEPQSIVQLNNELQGIRVKEQQEIERILIELSSNVAENSSELEEIVDVLTEIDFMFAKARYSNRMKASKPKVNNEGRISLFKARHPLIPADVVVANDISLGKDFSTIVITGPNTGGKTVTLKTVGLCTLMAQAGLQIPALDGSEIAVFDAVYADIGDEQSIEQSLSTFSSHMVNIVDILNKVDFNSLVLFDELGAGTDPQEGAALAISILDYVYKRGARVIATTHYPELKAYGYNREGVINASVEFDIDTLSPTYKLLIGVPGRSNAFEISKRLGLQDDVIDTARSYISADSNQVENMIASLEESRKEAEADREEANELLRSAEKLHKDLQKQMIEFYEQKDTLHEKAAEKAEAIIDQAKAEAEKVIRDLRKMRIEKAAEIKEHELIEAKRRLEEAAPKIKKPKKLIASKDKHVLKPGDEVKVLSFDQKGTLIEKTSEKEWQVQIGILKMKVNEKDLEFIKSPKPVETRPMATVKGKDFHVSLELDLRGERYENALLRVEKYIDDALLAAYPRVSIIHGKGTGALRQGVQEYLRNHRSVKKIRFGEAGEGGSGVTVVELK
- the polX gene encoding DNA polymerase/3'-5' exonuclease PolX; translated protein: MEVNKKDVTRLLETIAIYMELKGENPFKIAAFRKAAAALEANDQSLTEIEDFTKISGIGKGTSAVIEEYIELGHSTVLNELKEEVPKGLISLLQLPSLGGKKIAKLHKELGIENAADLETACRNKQVRALAGFGEKSEEKLLAALNQVGGRPERLPLAYMLPIADSIESVLNDMSEVENFSRAGSLRRVRETIKDLDFIIATTKPAAVKEKLLALPLIKETIAAGNTKVSIILGHSYDISVDFRLVTPEEFATTLHHFTGSKEHNVRMRQLAKERGEKISEYGVENNETGEVATFTTEREFYAHFGLPYIPPEIREDGKEVDEYSADMDLITLSDINGDLHMHTTWSDGAHTIEEMVEACRARGYKYVAITDHSQYLKVANGLTPERLRKQKEEIKRLNERYDDITILSGVEMDILPDGTLDYDDELLAEMDIVIASIHSAFSQPKAKIMERLKTALENPHVDIIAHPTGRMIGRRDGYEVDIDLLIELAKETNTVLELNANPNRLDLAPQYIRKAQEAGVKIVINTDAHKMDTLEHMSIGVSSAKKGWIKKSSVLNAMDIGELLDLLNNKGKIGS
- a CDS encoding CvpA family protein; the protein is MLDLAILIFLIIGFFVGLKRGFILQLIHLVGFIIAFIVAHMYFEKLAPKLTLWVPYPNLQSNSTIRMLFDEVNLEDAYYRAIAFVVIFFAVKIVLHMIGSMLDFVTHLPVLKQLNVWAGGILGFIEIYLIMFILLYIAALVPVDSIQNAINDSFMAKGIVKNTPIFSQSIKEMWIEYMAS
- the zapA gene encoding cell division protein ZapA — encoded protein: MSEEQKNRTSVDIYGQQYIIIGTESHSHVRLVASTVDDKMREISSKNPYLDSSKLAVLTAVNAVNDYIKLKDRLERLEIELKEKRTE
- the rnhC gene encoding ribonuclease HIII, which translates into the protein MSNVVLVKDLNEIGEMKIYYHRYLSDKNPPGSIFAAKTPACSITAYKSGKVLFQGSGCQEESAKWGQPAKQSESPKKGSSNLTHLPKNISTLSVIGSDEVGTGDYFGPITVVAAYVNKEQIPSLKELGVKDSKDLNDEKIVSIAKEIKDIIPYSLLTLHNEKYNKLQQSGMSQGKMKALLHNQAIGHLLKKIAPDVPEAILIDQFAKEEVYYSYLKKESVVQKKNVYFSTKAEGIHLAVAAASILARYAFIKHFDNLSKAAGFTITKGAGAKVDEAAARIIHENGLESLPAFVKLHFANTDKAKRLFALKYRK